The nucleotide sequence GGCGGGATTGCGCGACTTCAGGTAGGTGGACACGCCCATGATGGTGCCCGTCGTGCCCATCGCGCTGACAAAATGGGTGATGCCGCCTTCGGTCTGCGCCCAGAGTTCGGGCCCGGTACCTTCGATATGCGCGCGCGGGTTGTCCGGGTTGGCGAACTGGTCCAGGACCTTGCCCTTGCCTTCGCTTTGCATGGCCATGGCCAGATCGCGGGCGTACTCCATGCCGCCCTTGTCGGCCGGCGTCAGGATCAGCTCCGCGCCATACGCCGTCATGGCGGCACGGCGCTCCACCGACAGGTTGTCCGGCATGATAAGGACCATGCGATAGCCGCGCATGGCCGCCACCATGGCCAGCGCAATGCCGGTATTGCCGCTGGTGGCTTCGATGAGCGTATCGCCGGGCTTGATCTCGCCACGGGCTTCCGCATGGCGGATCATGGACAGGGCGGGACGGTCCTTGACCGAGCCGGCCGGGTTGTTGCCTTCCAGTTTGGCCAGGATCACGTTGCCGCGGGCGGCGCTGTCCGCGCCAGGGATGCGCTGCAGGCGGACCAGCGGCGTATTGCCGACGGTCTGCTCGACGGTGGGATAGGTGACGGTTTTCATGCCGCAACTATAACTCCGTACCCCAGCGGCCGACGCGAAGGCCGCGTCGGCGCCAGGGACGTCAAGGGCAGCGGGAGGGATCAACGCGTAACGCGCGGCGGCACGCGGCCGCCACGGAGATCCTTGCCGTCAGGACGCGCCGGATCGGTGCGCGCCGGATCGGTGCGGGCCCGGTCTTGGCGCGCGACGCCGGGGCGTGCGTGCCCGCCCGCCGCCTGCCCGGGAGCAGGACGCATCCCCGGCGCAGCTCGGTCCGGCGCCGTGCCCCCTGCCGTCACGCGCAGTCCGGCGGCCTCGAGCGCTTGCGCGCGGCGGGGGCCGATACCGCGGACCCGGTCGGACAGGTCTTCCATGGATTCGAAGCGGCCGCCGCGTTCGCGCTCCTTGACGATGGTTTCGGCGGTCTTGGGCCCGACGCCGCGTATGGCGCGCAACTGATCGACGGTAGCGCTGTTCAGGTCCAGCGCATGCCCCGGCAGGGCCACCAGCGCAAGCCCGGCGGCCAGGGCCAGCCGGCCGATCGCCCGCGGCCAGCGGGCGTGCCGGGACGCGCGTGCCGGCTTCGCGGCGATGGGCTTCGCATCCCCCGGCTTCGCGCCTGTCGACGGCGGCTCGCCTGGCCGTGCTTGCGCCGTTCGCGGGGCGGCAAGGCGGGAAGGCGCCTGGGCAGTCGCCACGGGATCATGCAGGAATGGATTCATAAGGCCTCCGGACAGCGGTGATGGGCGTTGACGGGCGGCGTGCGATACGCCAAGGCCATCATCGCCGGCCGCAATCCGGGGCGGGGCGCGAGTGAACGGAAAGATCCACCCGGCCA is from Bordetella bronchialis and encodes:
- the cysM gene encoding cysteine synthase CysM, whose translation is MKTVTYPTVEQTVGNTPLVRLQRIPGADSAARGNVILAKLEGNNPAGSVKDRPALSMIRHAEARGEIKPGDTLIEATSGNTGIALAMVAAMRGYRMVLIMPDNLSVERRAAMTAYGAELILTPADKGGMEYARDLAMAMQSEGKGKVLDQFANPDNPRAHIEGTGPELWAQTEGGITHFVSAMGTTGTIMGVSTYLKSRNPAIQVIGAQPEEGSQIPGIRKWPEAYLPAIFDRSRVDGYESIKQADAEAMARRLAAEEGIFAGISSAGALIAALRVASRVENATIVFIVCDRGDRYLSTGVFN
- a CDS encoding ComEA family DNA-binding protein, coding for MATAQAPSRLAAPRTAQARPGEPPSTGAKPGDAKPIAAKPARASRHARWPRAIGRLALAAGLALVALPGHALDLNSATVDQLRAIRGVGPKTAETIVKERERGGRFESMEDLSDRVRGIGPRRAQALEAAGLRVTAGGTAPDRAAPGMRPAPGQAAGGHARPGVARQDRARTDPARTDPARPDGKDLRGGRVPPRVTR